In Bubalus kerabau isolate K-KA32 ecotype Philippines breed swamp buffalo chromosome 4, PCC_UOA_SB_1v2, whole genome shotgun sequence, one DNA window encodes the following:
- the LOC129649239 gene encoding transcriptional regulator QRICH1-like has product MVGTTSVVKNSHEEVVQTLANSLFPAQFMNGNIHIPVAVQAVAGTYQNTAQTVHIWDPQQQPQQQTPQEQTPPPPQQQQQQQLQVTCSAQTVQVAEVEPQSQPQPSPELLLPNSLKPEEGLEVWKNWAQTKNAELEKDAQNRLAPIGRRQLLRFQEDLISSAVAELNYGLCLMTREARNGEGEPYDPDVLYYIFLCIQKYLFENGRVDDIFSDLYYVRFTEWLHEVLKDVQPRVTPLGYVLPSHVTEEMLWECKQLGAHSPSTLLTTLMFFNTKYFLLKTVDQHMKLAFSKVLRQTKKNPSNPKDKSTSIRYLKALGIHQTGQKVTDDMYAEQTENPENPLRCPIKLYDFYLFKCPQSVKGRNDTFYLTPEPVVAPNSPIWYSVQPISREQMGQMLTRILVIREIQEAIAVASASTMH; this is encoded by the coding sequence ATGGTGGGCACCACATCTGTAGTGAAAAACTCCCATGAAGAGGTAGTGCAGACCCTTGCAAACTCTCTCTTTCCAGCACAGTTCATGAATGGCAACATCCACATTCCAGTGGCTGTGCAGGCCGTGGCAGGCACATACCAGAATACAGCTCAGACTGTCCATATATGGGAcccccagcagcagccacagcaacAGACCCCCCAGGAACAGACGCCACCGCcgcctcagcagcagcagcagcagcagctccaggttACTTGTTCAGCTCAGACTGTCCAGGTTGCTGAAGTTGAACCGCAGTCACAGCCACAGCCTTCACCAGAACTTCTGCTTCCAAATTCTCTGAAGCCAGAAGAAGGGCTTGAAGTGTGGAAAAACTGGGCGCAGACCAAGAATGCTGAGCTGGAGAAGGATGCTCAGAACAGACTGGCACCCATTGGAAGGCGTCAGTTGCTACGATTCCAGGAAGATCTCATCTCTTCTGCTGTGGCTGAGTTGAATTATGGGCTCTGTCTGATGACACGGGAAGCTCGAAATGGAGAAGGTGAACCCTATGACCCAGATGTGCTGTACTATATTTTCCTGTGTATTCAAAAGTATCTTTTTGAGAATGGACGGGTTGATGACATTTTCTCCGATCTTTATTATGTTCGATTTACGGAGTGGCTGCATGAAGTTCTGAAGGACGTTCAGCCCCGAGTCACTCCACTTGGCTATGTCCTGCCCAGCCACGTGACTGAGGAGATGCTGTGGGAGTGCAAGCAGCTCGGGGCTCACTCCCCTTCCACCCTGCTGACCACCCTCATGTTCTTTAACACCAAATACTTCCTGTTGAAGACAGTGGACCAGCACATGAAGCTGGCCTTCTCCAAGGTCTTACGACAGACAAAGAAGAACCCCTCTAATCCCAAGGATAAAAGCACGAGTATTCGGTACCTGAAGGCACTTGGGATACACCAGACTGGCCAGAAAGTTACAGATGACATGTATGCAGAGCAGACGGAAAATCCAGAGAACCCACTGAGATGCCCAATCAAGCTCTACGATTTCTACCTCTTTAAATGCCCCCAGAGTGTGAAAGGCCGGAATGACACCTTTTACCTGACGCCCGAGCCGGTGGTGGCCCCCAACAGCCCAATCTGGTACTCAGTCCAGCCTATCAGCAGAGAGCAGATGGGGCAGATGCTGACTCGGATCCTGGTGATACGAGAAATTCAGGAGGCCATTGCGGTGGCCAGCGCCAGCACCATGCACTGA